The DNA segment ACGGGCCGGCGGGACAACTACCTGCGCCGGCGCAAGTGGCTGGAGAAGCAGGACGGCTACCGCATCGAGCGCACGGACGCGCCGGGTCAGCTCGCCGGGCCGATGACGGACTTCTTCCGGCTGCACGCGCTGCGCTGGTCCTCGGACGGCGGCTCCCAGGGCATCAAGGGCGCGGGCGTGGAGGCCTTCCACCGGGACGCGACGCAGTGGCTGGCGGAGCGGGGCCGGCTGCGGATGTACACGATGAAGGTGGGCGGCCAGGCGGTGGCGTCCGTGTACGGCATCCTGCATGGCCAGACGTTCGTGTACTTCCAGTCCGGGTATGACCCGGCGTGGCGCAACCGAAGCGTCGGCCTGGTGCTCGTGGGCGAGACGTTCAAGGACGCCATCGAGATGGGCCTCACGGAGTACGACTTCCTGCGAGGCACGGAGACCTACAAGTCCGACTGGGTGACGAAGCAGCGCCAGACGGTGTCGCTGCGCGCGCACGGCGCGGGCTTCGCGGGCGAGTGGTTCACGCGCTCCGAGGAGTGGGCCCGCCAGACGCGCAACGCGGTGAAGGGCGTGCTGTCCGACGAGCTGGTGGAGAAGGTGCGCCGCTTCCGCCGCCGCAAGGCCGCGGTGGATTGACGCGACGGGGTGGCGCGGCGGATCCTGGCCGGTGCCATGGAGAAGCTGCGCTGCGCCATCCTGGACGACTATCAGGGCGTTTCGACGCGGCTCGCGGACTGGTCGTCCGTGAGCGCACAGGTCGAGGTGACGGTGTTCCGCGAGCACTTCTCCCGAGAGGAGGAGTTGGTCGCGGCGCTGTCGCCGTTCGACCTGCTCGTCGTGATGCGCGAGCGCACGCCGGTCCCGAAGGCGCTGATTGAACGGCTGCCACGGCTGCGCCTGCTGGTGACGACGGGGATGCGGAACGCGTCCATCGACCTGGCGGCGGCGGC comes from the Corallococcus macrosporus genome and includes:
- a CDS encoding GNAT family N-acetyltransferase, whose protein sequence is MIREDELTSGPRLTPRLDVAAVGSASQMAGMRAEWNALLDASNAGPFNAWEWLYPWCRRIAPEVRPLVLTARDRLGTLVGLLPLGLEHRWVNGMRVRRLGFLGETHVGSDYLDVVARKGREAEAARAFFNVLQGLRDEWDVLDLTDLREGSTTLGVAREVFGDVRVTERYVCPYETLVPGEPFDAFLKRTGRRDNYLRRRKWLEKQDGYRIERTDAPGQLAGPMTDFFRLHALRWSSDGGSQGIKGAGVEAFHRDATQWLAERGRLRMYTMKVGGQAVASVYGILHGQTFVYFQSGYDPAWRNRSVGLVLVGETFKDAIEMGLTEYDFLRGTETYKSDWVTKQRQTVSLRAHGAGFAGEWFTRSEEWARQTRNAVKGVLSDELVEKVRRFRRRKAAVD